A stretch of Physeter macrocephalus isolate SW-GA chromosome 6, ASM283717v5, whole genome shotgun sequence DNA encodes these proteins:
- the PLXNB2 gene encoding plexin-B2 isoform X1, with translation MALQLWTLTLLGLVGTSASLRPRKLDFFRGETELNHLVVDEGSGVVYVGAVNALYQLSADLQLEQRAATGPALDNKKCTPPIEASQCHEAVQTDNVNQLLLLDRPQNRLIECGSLFKGICALRSLSNISTLLFYEDGSGEKSFVASNDESVATVGLVSTTGPGGKHVLFVGKGNGPHDNGIIVSTRLLDRSEGREAFEAYTDHATYKAGYLSTNTQQFVAAFEDGPYVFFVFNQQDKHPARNRTLLARMCKSDPFYYSYLEVDLRCLGPGDSQVPAFGTCLAASVARPGATGVLYAVFSTDGRGGGGPRAGLCLFPLDEVHSKMEANRDACYTGTREAGRDTFYKPFHGEIQCGGHGSGASESFLCGSEHLPYPLGSRDGLSAIAVLHRGGLNLTAVTVTTENGHTIAFLGTSDGRVLKVYLAPDGSSAEYGSVLVEINKKIKRDLVLAADLASLYAMTQDKVFRLPVQECESFSTCTQCRSSQDPYCGWCVVEGRCTRRAECPRAEESGHWLWSRSEACVAVTEAQPQNMSRRAQGEVHLTVSPLPALSQEDKLLCLFGESPPHVASMQGGAVVCNSPSSIPSTPPGQDHVAVTIQLLFKRGDVFLTSHLYPFYDCRVAMSLEENLPCISCASNRWTCQWDLRYHECREASPNPEDGIVRAHMEDDCPQFLNPSPLVIPMSHETAVTFQGKNLDTVKGSSLHVGSDLLKFEEPVSTQEQGIFSFRTPKLSHDANETLPLHLYVKSYGKNIDSRLQVTLYNCSFGRSDCSLCLAADPAYECVWCSGQSRCVYAALCGNATSECPPPVITRIQPETGPLGGGIRITILGSNLGVRADDVKRVTVAGRDCAFEPGRYSVSTRIVCTVEAAEAPFTGGVEVDISGKLGHSPPHVQFTYQQPQPLSVEPKQGPQAGGTTLTINGTHLDTGSEEDMRVTLNDVPCKVTQFGAQLRCVTGPQAAPGELSLKIYYGGSEVPSPGVTFTYRENPVLRAFEPLRSFVSGGRSINVTGQGFSLIQKFAMVVIAEPLQSWRRRREAGPLQPVTVVGREYVFCSDSKVVFLSPAVPEEPEAYNLTALIQMDGHQALLRTEAGAFEYVADPTFENFTGGVKKQVNKLIHARGTNLNKAMTIHEAEAFVGAERCVMKTLTETDLYCEPPEVQPPPKRRQKRDTTHNLPEFIVKFGSREWVLGRVEYDTRVSDVPLSLILPLVIVPMVAVIAVSVYCYWRKSQQAEREYEKIKSQLEGLEESVRDRCKKEFTDLMIEMEDQTNDVHEAGIPVLDYKTYTDRVFFLPSKDGDKDVMITGKLDIPESRRPLVEQALYQFSNLLNSKCFLINFIHTLENQREFSARAKVYFASLLTVALHGKLEYYTDIMRTLFLELMEQYVVAKNPKLMLRRSETVVERMLSNWMSICLYQYLKDSAGEPLYKLFKAIKHQVEKGPVDAVQKKAKYTLNDTGLLGDDVEYAPLMVSVIVQDEGVDAIPVKVLNCDTISQVKEKIIDQVYRTQPCSRWPKADSVVLEWRPGSTAQILSDLDLTSQREGRWKRVNTLMHYNVRDGATLILSKVGVSQQPEDSQQDLPGERHALLEEENRVWHLVRPTDEVDEGKSKRGSVKEKERTKAITEIYLTRLLSVKGTLQQFVDNFFQSVLAPGHAVPPAVKYFFDFLDEQAEKHDIKDDDTIHIWKTNSLPLRFWVNILKNPHFIFDVHVHEVVDASLSVIAQTFMDACTRTEHKLSRDSPSNKLLYAKEISTYKKMVEDYYKGIRQMVQVSDQDMNTHLAEISRAHTDSLNTLVALHQLYQYTQKYYDEIINALEEDPAAQKMQLAFRLQQIAAALENKVTDL, from the exons ATGGCGCTGCAGCTCTGGACCCTGACCCTCCTGGGCCTGGTGGGCACAAGTGCGAGCCTGCGGCCCCGCAAGCTGGACTTCTTCCGCGGCGAAACGGAGCTGAACCACCTGGTGGTGGATGAGGGGTCGGGCGTGGTGTACGTGGGGGCGGTGAACGCGCTCTACCAGCTGAGTGCCGACCTGCAGCTAGAGCAGCGGGCGGCCACGGGCCCGGCCCTGGACAACAAGAAGTGCACGCCGCCCATCGAGGCGAGCCAGTGCCACGAGGCCGTGCAGACTGACAACGTCAACCAGCTCCTGCTGCTTGACCGCCCCCAGAACCGCCTCATCGAGTGCGGCAGCCTCTTCAAGGGCATTTGCGCCCTGCGTTCCTTGAGCAACATCTCCACGCTCCTCTTCTACGAGGACGGCAGTGGTGAGAAGTCCTTCGTGGCCAGCAACGACGAGAGCGTGGCCACCGTGGGGCTGGTGAGCACCACGGGCCCAGGCGGCAAGCACGTGCTCTTTGTGGGCAAGGGCAACGGGCCCCATGACAACGGCATCATCGTGAGCACGCGCCTGCTGGACCGGAGCGAGGGCAGGGAGGCCTTCGAGGCCTACACGGACCATGCCACCTACAAGGCCGGCTACCTGTCCACAAACACACAGCAGTTCGTGGCTGCCTTCGAGGACGGCCCCTACGTCTTCTTCGTCTTCAACCAGCAGGACAAGCACCCGGCCCGGAACCGCACGCTGCTGGCGCGTATGTGCAAGTCCGACCCGTTCTACTACTCCTACCTGGAGGTGGACCTGCGCTGCCTGGGCCCCGGTGACAGCCAGGTCCCCGCCTTTGGCACCTGCCTGGCGGCCTCCGTGGCCCGGCCAGGCGCCACTGGGGTGCTCTACGCTGTCTTCAGCACAGATggccggggcggcggggggccACGGGCGGGCCTCTGCCTGTTCCCGCTGGACGAGGTCCACAGCAAGATGGAGGCCAACCGCGACGCCTGCTACACGGGCACCCGGGAGGCCGGCCGGGACACCTTCTACAAGCCCTTCCACGGCGAGATCCAGTGTGGGGGCCACGGGTCG GGTGCCAGCGAGAGTTTCCTGTGTGGCTCGGAGCACCTGCCCTACCCGCTGGGCAGCCGAGACGGACTCTCAGCCATAGCCGTGCTGCACCGTGGAGGCCTGAACCTGACAGCTGTGACAGTGACAACCGAGAACGGCCACACCATCGCCTTCCTGGGCACCTCGGACGGCCGGGTCCTCAAG GTGTACCTCGCTCCAGATGGCAGCTCCGCAGAGTATGGCTCTGTCCTCGTGGAGATCAACAAGAAAATCAAGAGGGACCTGGTGCTGGCCGCAGACCTGGCCAGTCTGTACGCCATGACCCAGGACAAG GTGTTCCGGCTCCCCGTGCAGGAGTGTGAGAGCTTCTCCACCTGCACCCAGTGCCGCAGCTCGCAGGACCCCTACTGCGGCTGGTGCGTCGTCGAGGGACG ATGCACCAGGAGGGCCGAGTGCCCGCGGGCCGAAGAGAGTGGCCACTGGCTGTGGAGCCGCAGTGAGGCCTGCGTGGCTGTCACCGAGGCCCAGCCGCAGAACATGAGCCGCCGGGCCCAGGGAGAG GTGCACCTGACCGTCAGTCCCCTCCCGGCCCTGAGCCAGGAGGACAAGCTGCTGTGCCTCTTTGGTGAATCACCGCCGCACGTGGCGAGCATGCAAGGGGGCGCCGTGGTCTGCAACTCCCCAAGCAGCATCCCCAGCACGCCGCCTGGCCAGG ATCACGTGGCTGTGACCATCCAGCTCCTCTTCAAACGTGGCGACGTCTTCCTGACCTCCCACCTGTACCCCTTCTACGACTGCCGAGTGGCCATGAGCCTGGAGGAGAACCTGCC GTGCATCTCCTGTGCCAGCAACCGCTGGACCTGCCAGTGGGACCTGCGCTACCACGAGTGTCGGGAGGCCTCGCCCAACCCTGAGGACGGCATCGTCCGTGCCCACATG gagGACGACTGCCCCCAGTTCCTGAACCCCAGCCCGCTGGTCATCCCCATGAGCCACGAGACGGCTGTGACCTTCCAGGGCAAGAACCTGGACACGGTGAAG GGCTCCTCCCTGCACGTGGGCAGCGACCTGCTCAAGTTTGAGGAGCCAGTCAGCACACAGGAGCAAGGAATCTTCTCCTTTCGGACCCCAAAG CTTTCCCACGATGCCAACGAGACGCTGCCCCTGCATCTGTACGTCAAGTCCTACGGCAAGAACATTGACAGCCGGCTCCAag TGACCCTCTACAACTGCTCCTTCGGCCGCAGCGACTGCAGCCTGTGCCTGGCCGCTGACCCCGCCTACGAGTGCGTGTGGTGCAGCGGGCAGAGCAGGTGTGTGTACGCGGCCCTGTGTGGTAACGCCACCTCCGAGTGTCCACCGCCTGTCATCACCAGG ATCCAGCCTGAGACCGGTCCGCTCGGTGGAGGCATTCGCATCACCATCCTTGGGTCAAATCTGGGGGTCAGAGCAGACGACGTGAAGAGGGTCACCGTGGCCGGCCGGGACTGTGCCTTTGAGCCAGGACGGTACTCCGTGTCCACCCG GATCGTGTGCACCGTCGAGGCTGCAGAGGCGCCCTTCACGGGGGGCGTCGAGGTGGACATCAGCGGGAAGCTCGGCCATTCGCCTCCCCATGTCCAGTTCACCTATCAG CAGCCCCAGCCCCTCAGTGTGGAGCCGAAGCAGGGGCCACAGGCGGGCGGCACCACGTTGACCATCAACGGCACCCACCTGGACACAGGCTCTGAGGAGGACATGCGGGTGACCCTCAATGACGTCCCCTGTAAAGT gacGCAGTTTGGGGCACAGCTTCGGTGTGTCACCGGCCCCCAGGCGGCTCCGGGAGAGCTGTCCCTAAAGATTTACTATGGGGGCTCCGAAGTGCCCAGCCCTGGCGTCACCTTCACCTACCGTGAGAACCCAGTCCTGCGGGCCTTCGAGCCGCTGCGAAGCTTTGTCAG tGGTGGCCGGAGCATCAACGTCACAGGACAGGGCTTCAGCCTGATCCAGAAATTCGCCATGGTGGTCATAGCCGAGCCCCTGCAGTCCTGGAGGCGGCGGCGGGAGGCCGGACCCCTGCAGCCCGTGACG GTCGTGGGCAGAGAGTACGTGTTCTGCAGTGACTCCAAGGTCGTGTTCTTGTCCCCGGCCGTCCCCGAGGAGCCCGAGGCCTACAACCTCACGGCGCTCATTCAGATGGATGGGCACCAAGCCCTGCTCAGGACTGAGGCTGGTGCCTTTGAGTACGTCGCCGACCCCACCTTCGAGAACTTCACAGGGGGTGTCAAGAAGCAGGTCAACAAGCTCATTCACGCGCGG ggcaCCAACCTGAACAAGGCGATGACGATTCACGAGGCCGAGGCCTTCGTGGGTGCCGAGCGGTGCGTCATGAAGACGCTGACGGAGACCGATCTGTACTGTGAGCCCCCAGAGGTGCAGCCCCCTCCCAAGCGGCGGCAGAAGCGGGACACGACCCACAACCTGCCTGAGTTCATT GTGAAGTTTGGCTCCCGGGAGTGGGTGCTGGGCCGCGTGGAGTATGACACGCGTGTGAGTGACGTGCCGCTCAGCCTCATCCTGCCGCTGGTCATCGTGCCCATGGTGGCCGTCATCGCTGTGTCTGTCTACTGCTACTG GAGGAAGAGCCAACAGGCAGAGCGCGAGTACGAGAAGATCAAGTCCCAGCTGGAGGGCTTGGAGGAGAGTGTGCGTGACCGCTGCAAGAAGGAGTTCACAG ACCTGATGATTGAGATGGAGGACCAGACCAACGACGTGCACGAGGCAGGCATCCCCGTGCTGGACTACAAGACCTACACCGACCGCGTCTTCTTCCTGCCCTCCAAGGATGGCGACAAGGATGTGATGATCACGGGCAAGCTGGACATCCCTGAGTCACGGCGGCCCTTAGTGGAGCAGGCGCTCTACCAGTTCTCCAACCTGCTCAACAGCAAGTGCTTCCTCATCAAC TTCATCCACACCTTGGAGAACCAGCGGGAGTTCTCGGCCCGCGCCAAGGTCTACTTTGCTTCGCTGCTGACCGTGGCGCTGCACGGGAAGCTGGAGTACTACACGGACATCATGCGCACGCTCTTCCTGGAGCTCATGGAGCAGTATGTGGTGGCCAAGAACCCCAAGCTGATGCTGCGCAG GTCTGAGACAGTGGTGGAGAGGATGCTGTCTAATTGGATGTCCATCTGCCTGTACCAGTATCTCAAG GACAGCGCAGGGGAGCCGCTGTACAAGCTCTTCAAGGCCATCAAGCATCAGGTGGAGAAGGGGCCCGTGGATGCTGTGCAGAAGAAAGCCAAATACACCCTCAATGACACAGGGCTGCTGGGGGACGACGTGGAGTATGCGCCCCTG ATGGTGAGCGTGATTGTCCAGGACGAAGGGGTCGACGCCATCCCCGTCAAGGTCCTCAACTGTGACACCATCTCCCAGGTCAAGGAGAAGATCATTGACCAGGTGTACCGCACACAGCCGTGCTCCCGCTGGCCCAAGGCTGACAGTGTGGTCCTCG AGTGGCGTCCTGGGTCCACAGCCCAGATCCTGTCAGACCTGGACCTGACCTCTCAGCGGGAGGGCCGGTGGAAGCGCGTCAACACGCTGATGCACTACAAC GTCCGGGACGGAGCCACTCTCATCCTGTCGAAGGTGGGggtctcccagcagcctgaggaCAGCCAGCAGGACCTGCCTGGAGAGC gcCACGCCCTCCTGGAGGAGGAGAACCGGGTGTGGCACCTGGTGCGGCCAACGGACGAGGTGGACGAAGGCAAGTCCAAGCGTGGCAGCGTGAAGGAGAAGGAGCGCACCAAGGCCATCACCGAGATCTACCTGACCCGCCTGCTGTCAGTCAAG GGCACGCTGCAGCAGTTCGTGGACAACTTCTTCCAGAGCGTGCTGGCGCCCGGCCACGCGGTGCCGCCCGCAGTCAAGTACTTCTTCGACTTCCTGGACGAGCAGGCAGAAAAGCACGACATCAAGGACGACGACACCATCCACATCTGGAAGACCAATAG TTTACCTCTCCGGTTCTGGGTGAACATCCTCAAGAACCCCCATTTCATCTTCGACGTGCACGTCCACGAGGTGGTGGACGCCTCCCTGTCGGTCATCGCACAGACCTTCATGGACGCCTGCACACGCACAGAGCACAAGCTGAGCCGC GACTCTCCCAGCAACAAGCTACTCTACGCCAAGGAGATCTCCACCTATaagaagatggtggagga cTACTACAAGGGGATCAGACAGATGGTGCAGGTCAGTGACCAGGACATGAACACACACCTGGCAGAGATTTCCCGG GCGCACACGGACTCCCTGAACACCCTCGTGGCCCTGCACCAGCTCTACCAGTACACGCAGAAGTACTACGACGAG ATCATCAACGCCCTGGAGGAGGACCCCGCCGCCCAGAAGATGCAGCTGGCCTTCCGCCTGCAGCAGATCGCGGCTGCGCTCGAGAACAAGGTCACGGACCTCTGA
- the PLXNB2 gene encoding plexin-B2 isoform X3 gives MISLEMRVGVSGQMGGKAGKGWGAQASWAGSGTRGFLWVGWVLQAGAPLTLLSSHRVPGAMALQLWTLTLLGLVGTSASLRPRKLDFFRGETELNHLVVDEGSGVVYVGAVNALYQLSADLQLEQRAATGPALDNKKCTPPIEASQCHEAVQTDNVNQLLLLDRPQNRLIECGSLFKGICALRSLSNISTLLFYEDGSGEKSFVASNDESVATVGLVSTTGPGGKHVLFVGKGNGPHDNGIIVSTRLLDRSEGREAFEAYTDHATYKAGYLSTNTQQFVAAFEDGPYVFFVFNQQDKHPARNRTLLARMCKSDPFYYSYLEVDLRCLGPGDSQVPAFGTCLAASVARPGATGVLYAVFSTDGRGGGGPRAGLCLFPLDEVHSKMEANRDACYTGTREAGRDTFYKPFHGEIQCGGHGSGASESFLCGSEHLPYPLGSRDGLSAIAVLHRGGLNLTAVTVTTENGHTIAFLGTSDGRVLKVYLAPDGSSAEYGSVLVEINKKIKRDLVLAADLASLYAMTQDKVFRLPVQECESFSTCTQCRSSQDPYCGWCVVEGRCTRRAECPRAEESGHWLWSRSEACVAVTEAQPQNMSRRAQGEVHLTVSPLPALSQEDKLLCLFGESPPHVASMQGGAVVCNSPSSIPSTPPGQDHVAVTIQLLFKRGDVFLTSHLYPFYDCRVAMSLEENLPCISCASNRWTCQWDLRYHECREASPNPEDGIVRAHMEDDCPQFLNPSPLVIPMSHETAVTFQGKNLDTVKGSSLHVGSDLLKFEEPVSTQEQGIFSFRTPKLSHDANETLPLHLYVKSYGKNIDSRLQVTLYNCSFGRSDCSLCLAADPAYECVWCSGQSRCVYAALCGNATSECPPPVITRIQPETGPLGGGIRITILGSNLGVRADDVKRVTVAGRDCAFEPGRYSVSTRIVCTVEAAEAPFTGGVEVDISGKLGHSPPHVQFTYQQPQPLSVEPKQGPQAGGTTLTINGTHLDTGSEEDMRVTLNDVPCKVTQFGAQLRCVTGPQAAPGELSLKIYYGGSEVPSPGVTFTYRENPVLRAFEPLRSFVSGGRSINVTGQGFSLIQKFAMVVIAEPLQSWRRRREAGPLQPVTVVGREYVFCSDSKVVFLSPAVPEEPEAYNLTALIQMDGHQALLRTEAGAFEYVADPTFENFTGGVKKQVNKLIHARGTNLNKAMTIHEAEAFVGAERCVMKTLTETDLYCEPPEVQPPPKRRQKRDTTHNLPEFIVKFGSREWVLGRVEYDTRVSDVPLSLILPLVIVPMVAVIAVSVYCYWRKSQQAEREYEKIKSQLEGLEESVRDRCKKEFTDLMIEMEDQTNDVHEAGIPVLDYKTYTDRVFFLPSKDGDKDVMITGKLDIPESRRPLVEQALYQFSNLLNSKCFLINFIHTLENQREFSARAKVYFASLLTVALHGKLEYYTDIMRTLFLELMEQYVVAKNPKLMLRRSETVVERMLSNWMSICLYQYLKDSAGEPLYKLFKAIKHQVEKGPVDAVQKKAKYTLNDTGLLGDDVEYAPLMVSVIVQDEGVDAIPVKVLNCDTISQVKEKIIDQVYRTQPCSRWPKADSVVLEWRPGSTAQILSDLDLTSQREGRWKRVNTLMHYNVRDGATLILSKVGVSQQPEDSQQDLPGERHALLEEENRVWHLVRPTDEVDEGKSKRGSVKEKERTKAITEIYLTRLLSVKGTLQQFVDNFFQSVLAPGHAVPPAVKYFFDFLDEQAEKHDIKDDDTIHIWKTNSLPLRFWVNILKNPHFIFDVHVHEVVDASLSVIAQTFMDACTRTEHKLSRDSPSNKLLYAKEISTYKKMVEDYYKGIRQMVQVSDQDMNTHLAEISRAHTDSLNTLVALHQLYQYTQKYYDEIINALEEDPAAQKMQLAFRLQQIAAALENKVTDL, from the exons ATGATCTCCTTGGAGATGAGAGTGGGTGTGTCTGGCCAGATGGGtgggaaggcagggaagggatGGGGGGCTCAGGCGAGCTGGGCAGGGTCAGGCACCAGGGGCTTCCTGTGGGTGGGGTGGGTCCTCCAGGCTGGGGCTCCCCTGACCCTCCTCTCTTCTCACAGGGTGCCGGGGGCAATGGCGCTGCAGCTCTGGACCCTGACCCTCCTGGGCCTGGTGGGCACAAGTGCGAGCCTGCGGCCCCGCAAGCTGGACTTCTTCCGCGGCGAAACGGAGCTGAACCACCTGGTGGTGGATGAGGGGTCGGGCGTGGTGTACGTGGGGGCGGTGAACGCGCTCTACCAGCTGAGTGCCGACCTGCAGCTAGAGCAGCGGGCGGCCACGGGCCCGGCCCTGGACAACAAGAAGTGCACGCCGCCCATCGAGGCGAGCCAGTGCCACGAGGCCGTGCAGACTGACAACGTCAACCAGCTCCTGCTGCTTGACCGCCCCCAGAACCGCCTCATCGAGTGCGGCAGCCTCTTCAAGGGCATTTGCGCCCTGCGTTCCTTGAGCAACATCTCCACGCTCCTCTTCTACGAGGACGGCAGTGGTGAGAAGTCCTTCGTGGCCAGCAACGACGAGAGCGTGGCCACCGTGGGGCTGGTGAGCACCACGGGCCCAGGCGGCAAGCACGTGCTCTTTGTGGGCAAGGGCAACGGGCCCCATGACAACGGCATCATCGTGAGCACGCGCCTGCTGGACCGGAGCGAGGGCAGGGAGGCCTTCGAGGCCTACACGGACCATGCCACCTACAAGGCCGGCTACCTGTCCACAAACACACAGCAGTTCGTGGCTGCCTTCGAGGACGGCCCCTACGTCTTCTTCGTCTTCAACCAGCAGGACAAGCACCCGGCCCGGAACCGCACGCTGCTGGCGCGTATGTGCAAGTCCGACCCGTTCTACTACTCCTACCTGGAGGTGGACCTGCGCTGCCTGGGCCCCGGTGACAGCCAGGTCCCCGCCTTTGGCACCTGCCTGGCGGCCTCCGTGGCCCGGCCAGGCGCCACTGGGGTGCTCTACGCTGTCTTCAGCACAGATggccggggcggcggggggccACGGGCGGGCCTCTGCCTGTTCCCGCTGGACGAGGTCCACAGCAAGATGGAGGCCAACCGCGACGCCTGCTACACGGGCACCCGGGAGGCCGGCCGGGACACCTTCTACAAGCCCTTCCACGGCGAGATCCAGTGTGGGGGCCACGGGTCG GGTGCCAGCGAGAGTTTCCTGTGTGGCTCGGAGCACCTGCCCTACCCGCTGGGCAGCCGAGACGGACTCTCAGCCATAGCCGTGCTGCACCGTGGAGGCCTGAACCTGACAGCTGTGACAGTGACAACCGAGAACGGCCACACCATCGCCTTCCTGGGCACCTCGGACGGCCGGGTCCTCAAG GTGTACCTCGCTCCAGATGGCAGCTCCGCAGAGTATGGCTCTGTCCTCGTGGAGATCAACAAGAAAATCAAGAGGGACCTGGTGCTGGCCGCAGACCTGGCCAGTCTGTACGCCATGACCCAGGACAAG GTGTTCCGGCTCCCCGTGCAGGAGTGTGAGAGCTTCTCCACCTGCACCCAGTGCCGCAGCTCGCAGGACCCCTACTGCGGCTGGTGCGTCGTCGAGGGACG ATGCACCAGGAGGGCCGAGTGCCCGCGGGCCGAAGAGAGTGGCCACTGGCTGTGGAGCCGCAGTGAGGCCTGCGTGGCTGTCACCGAGGCCCAGCCGCAGAACATGAGCCGCCGGGCCCAGGGAGAG GTGCACCTGACCGTCAGTCCCCTCCCGGCCCTGAGCCAGGAGGACAAGCTGCTGTGCCTCTTTGGTGAATCACCGCCGCACGTGGCGAGCATGCAAGGGGGCGCCGTGGTCTGCAACTCCCCAAGCAGCATCCCCAGCACGCCGCCTGGCCAGG ATCACGTGGCTGTGACCATCCAGCTCCTCTTCAAACGTGGCGACGTCTTCCTGACCTCCCACCTGTACCCCTTCTACGACTGCCGAGTGGCCATGAGCCTGGAGGAGAACCTGCC GTGCATCTCCTGTGCCAGCAACCGCTGGACCTGCCAGTGGGACCTGCGCTACCACGAGTGTCGGGAGGCCTCGCCCAACCCTGAGGACGGCATCGTCCGTGCCCACATG gagGACGACTGCCCCCAGTTCCTGAACCCCAGCCCGCTGGTCATCCCCATGAGCCACGAGACGGCTGTGACCTTCCAGGGCAAGAACCTGGACACGGTGAAG GGCTCCTCCCTGCACGTGGGCAGCGACCTGCTCAAGTTTGAGGAGCCAGTCAGCACACAGGAGCAAGGAATCTTCTCCTTTCGGACCCCAAAG CTTTCCCACGATGCCAACGAGACGCTGCCCCTGCATCTGTACGTCAAGTCCTACGGCAAGAACATTGACAGCCGGCTCCAag TGACCCTCTACAACTGCTCCTTCGGCCGCAGCGACTGCAGCCTGTGCCTGGCCGCTGACCCCGCCTACGAGTGCGTGTGGTGCAGCGGGCAGAGCAGGTGTGTGTACGCGGCCCTGTGTGGTAACGCCACCTCCGAGTGTCCACCGCCTGTCATCACCAGG ATCCAGCCTGAGACCGGTCCGCTCGGTGGAGGCATTCGCATCACCATCCTTGGGTCAAATCTGGGGGTCAGAGCAGACGACGTGAAGAGGGTCACCGTGGCCGGCCGGGACTGTGCCTTTGAGCCAGGACGGTACTCCGTGTCCACCCG GATCGTGTGCACCGTCGAGGCTGCAGAGGCGCCCTTCACGGGGGGCGTCGAGGTGGACATCAGCGGGAAGCTCGGCCATTCGCCTCCCCATGTCCAGTTCACCTATCAG CAGCCCCAGCCCCTCAGTGTGGAGCCGAAGCAGGGGCCACAGGCGGGCGGCACCACGTTGACCATCAACGGCACCCACCTGGACACAGGCTCTGAGGAGGACATGCGGGTGACCCTCAATGACGTCCCCTGTAAAGT gacGCAGTTTGGGGCACAGCTTCGGTGTGTCACCGGCCCCCAGGCGGCTCCGGGAGAGCTGTCCCTAAAGATTTACTATGGGGGCTCCGAAGTGCCCAGCCCTGGCGTCACCTTCACCTACCGTGAGAACCCAGTCCTGCGGGCCTTCGAGCCGCTGCGAAGCTTTGTCAG tGGTGGCCGGAGCATCAACGTCACAGGACAGGGCTTCAGCCTGATCCAGAAATTCGCCATGGTGGTCATAGCCGAGCCCCTGCAGTCCTGGAGGCGGCGGCGGGAGGCCGGACCCCTGCAGCCCGTGACG GTCGTGGGCAGAGAGTACGTGTTCTGCAGTGACTCCAAGGTCGTGTTCTTGTCCCCGGCCGTCCCCGAGGAGCCCGAGGCCTACAACCTCACGGCGCTCATTCAGATGGATGGGCACCAAGCCCTGCTCAGGACTGAGGCTGGTGCCTTTGAGTACGTCGCCGACCCCACCTTCGAGAACTTCACAGGGGGTGTCAAGAAGCAGGTCAACAAGCTCATTCACGCGCGG ggcaCCAACCTGAACAAGGCGATGACGATTCACGAGGCCGAGGCCTTCGTGGGTGCCGAGCGGTGCGTCATGAAGACGCTGACGGAGACCGATCTGTACTGTGAGCCCCCAGAGGTGCAGCCCCCTCCCAAGCGGCGGCAGAAGCGGGACACGACCCACAACCTGCCTGAGTTCATT GTGAAGTTTGGCTCCCGGGAGTGGGTGCTGGGCCGCGTGGAGTATGACACGCGTGTGAGTGACGTGCCGCTCAGCCTCATCCTGCCGCTGGTCATCGTGCCCATGGTGGCCGTCATCGCTGTGTCTGTCTACTGCTACTG GAGGAAGAGCCAACAGGCAGAGCGCGAGTACGAGAAGATCAAGTCCCAGCTGGAGGGCTTGGAGGAGAGTGTGCGTGACCGCTGCAAGAAGGAGTTCACAG ACCTGATGATTGAGATGGAGGACCAGACCAACGACGTGCACGAGGCAGGCATCCCCGTGCTGGACTACAAGACCTACACCGACCGCGTCTTCTTCCTGCCCTCCAAGGATGGCGACAAGGATGTGATGATCACGGGCAAGCTGGACATCCCTGAGTCACGGCGGCCCTTAGTGGAGCAGGCGCTCTACCAGTTCTCCAACCTGCTCAACAGCAAGTGCTTCCTCATCAAC TTCATCCACACCTTGGAGAACCAGCGGGAGTTCTCGGCCCGCGCCAAGGTCTACTTTGCTTCGCTGCTGACCGTGGCGCTGCACGGGAAGCTGGAGTACTACACGGACATCATGCGCACGCTCTTCCTGGAGCTCATGGAGCAGTATGTGGTGGCCAAGAACCCCAAGCTGATGCTGCGCAG GTCTGAGACAGTGGTGGAGAGGATGCTGTCTAATTGGATGTCCATCTGCCTGTACCAGTATCTCAAG GACAGCGCAGGGGAGCCGCTGTACAAGCTCTTCAAGGCCATCAAGCATCAGGTGGAGAAGGGGCCCGTGGATGCTGTGCAGAAGAAAGCCAAATACACCCTCAATGACACAGGGCTGCTGGGGGACGACGTGGAGTATGCGCCCCTG ATGGTGAGCGTGATTGTCCAGGACGAAGGGGTCGACGCCATCCCCGTCAAGGTCCTCAACTGTGACACCATCTCCCAGGTCAAGGAGAAGATCATTGACCAGGTGTACCGCACACAGCCGTGCTCCCGCTGGCCCAAGGCTGACAGTGTGGTCCTCG AGTGGCGTCCTGGGTCCACAGCCCAGATCCTGTCAGACCTGGACCTGACCTCTCAGCGGGAGGGCCGGTGGAAGCGCGTCAACACGCTGATGCACTACAAC GTCCGGGACGGAGCCACTCTCATCCTGTCGAAGGTGGGggtctcccagcagcctgaggaCAGCCAGCAGGACCTGCCTGGAGAGC gcCACGCCCTCCTGGAGGAGGAGAACCGGGTGTGGCACCTGGTGCGGCCAACGGACGAGGTGGACGAAGGCAAGTCCAAGCGTGGCAGCGTGAAGGAGAAGGAGCGCACCAAGGCCATCACCGAGATCTACCTGACCCGCCTGCTGTCAGTCAAG GGCACGCTGCAGCAGTTCGTGGACAACTTCTTCCAGAGCGTGCTGGCGCCCGGCCACGCGGTGCCGCCCGCAGTCAAGTACTTCTTCGACTTCCTGGACGAGCAGGCAGAAAAGCACGACATCAAGGACGACGACACCATCCACATCTGGAAGACCAATAG TTTACCTCTCCGGTTCTGGGTGAACATCCTCAAGAACCCCCATTTCATCTTCGACGTGCACGTCCACGAGGTGGTGGACGCCTCCCTGTCGGTCATCGCACAGACCTTCATGGACGCCTGCACACGCACAGAGCACAAGCTGAGCCGC GACTCTCCCAGCAACAAGCTACTCTACGCCAAGGAGATCTCCACCTATaagaagatggtggagga cTACTACAAGGGGATCAGACAGATGGTGCAGGTCAGTGACCAGGACATGAACACACACCTGGCAGAGATTTCCCGG GCGCACACGGACTCCCTGAACACCCTCGTGGCCCTGCACCAGCTCTACCAGTACACGCAGAAGTACTACGACGAG ATCATCAACGCCCTGGAGGAGGACCCCGCCGCCCAGAAGATGCAGCTGGCCTTCCGCCTGCAGCAGATCGCGGCTGCGCTCGAGAACAAGGTCACGGACCTCTGA